Proteins from one Ramlibacter sp. PS4R-6 genomic window:
- a CDS encoding bifunctional 3-phosphoshikimate 1-carboxyvinyltransferase/cytidylate kinase, which translates to MFTTAFLDVPPLAGAAGTVVLPGSKSISNRVLLLAALSGGTTTIHDLLDSDDTRVMLDALRALGCGVQHAGRSLQVTGLGGHAPAAHARLFLGNAGTAMRPLTAALALMGGEFELSGVARMHERPIGDLVDALRQLGCRIDYLGTEGYPPLRIHPSQPKVDAPIRVRGDVSSQFLTALLLALPLVAARDVVVEVVGELISKPYVEITLNLLERFGIRVRREGWQRFTIPAGSRYTSPGEIHVEADASSASYFVALGAIAAADAPVRIEGVGESSIQGDIRFVDAARAMGAAITSGPNHLEVRRGSWPLKAIDLDCNHIPDAAMTLAVMALYTGGTTTLRNIASWRVKETDRLAAMAKELRKLGAQVEEGADFLKVTPPQRWARASIHTYDDHRIAMCFSLAAFNPGGVRVRIEDPKCVAKTFPEYFEAFFSVTHAPEAAIPVLCVDGPTASGKGTLASEVAQRLGYHYLDSGALYRITAFAAIREGMALDTAHEAAIAQLAAKLPVRFTGGRVYLRELDVTDAIRTEEAGMNASKVSALPSVRTALVGLQHGFRRLPGLVADGRDMGTVIFPDAPLKVYLTASAAQRAERRHKQLISKGIPATIDALRADLEARDARDSSRAVSPLKPAQDALLLDNSGQSVEESVAQVLRWWEEKQ; encoded by the coding sequence GTGTTCACCACCGCCTTCCTCGACGTCCCGCCGCTCGCGGGCGCAGCCGGCACCGTGGTGCTGCCCGGCTCCAAGAGCATTTCCAACCGCGTGCTGCTGCTGGCGGCCCTCTCCGGCGGCACCACGACGATCCACGACCTGCTCGATTCGGACGACACGCGGGTGATGCTGGATGCGCTGCGCGCGCTCGGCTGCGGCGTGCAGCACGCCGGGCGGTCGCTGCAGGTCACCGGCCTGGGCGGCCACGCACCGGCCGCGCACGCGCGCCTGTTCCTCGGGAACGCGGGCACCGCCATGCGGCCGCTGACGGCCGCCCTGGCGCTGATGGGCGGCGAGTTCGAGTTGAGCGGCGTCGCCCGCATGCACGAGCGGCCGATCGGCGACCTCGTCGATGCATTGCGCCAACTCGGCTGCCGCATCGACTACCTGGGCACCGAGGGCTACCCGCCCCTGCGCATCCATCCGTCGCAGCCGAAGGTCGACGCGCCGATCCGCGTGCGCGGCGACGTGTCGAGCCAGTTCCTCACCGCCCTGCTCCTCGCGCTGCCGCTGGTCGCGGCCCGGGACGTCGTCGTCGAAGTCGTCGGCGAACTGATTTCCAAGCCCTACGTCGAGATCACGCTGAACCTGCTGGAGCGCTTCGGCATCCGCGTGCGGCGCGAAGGGTGGCAGCGCTTCACGATCCCCGCGGGCAGCCGCTACACCTCACCCGGCGAGATCCACGTGGAAGCGGATGCGTCGTCCGCCAGCTACTTCGTCGCGCTGGGCGCGATCGCGGCGGCCGATGCGCCCGTGCGCATCGAAGGCGTGGGCGAGTCGTCGATCCAGGGCGACATCCGTTTCGTCGACGCCGCACGTGCCATGGGCGCCGCGATCACCAGCGGCCCCAACCACCTCGAGGTGCGCCGCGGCTCATGGCCGCTCAAGGCGATCGACCTCGATTGCAACCACATCCCCGACGCCGCGATGACGCTCGCGGTGATGGCGCTGTACACCGGCGGCACGACCACGCTGCGCAACATCGCCAGCTGGCGCGTGAAGGAAACCGACCGGCTCGCCGCCATGGCCAAGGAGCTGCGCAAGCTCGGCGCGCAGGTCGAGGAAGGCGCGGATTTCCTGAAGGTGACGCCGCCGCAGCGCTGGGCGCGCGCGAGCATCCACACCTACGACGACCACCGCATCGCGATGTGCTTCTCGCTCGCCGCGTTCAACCCGGGCGGCGTGCGCGTGCGCATCGAGGACCCGAAGTGCGTCGCCAAGACCTTCCCGGAGTACTTCGAAGCCTTCTTCTCGGTCACGCACGCGCCGGAAGCCGCCATCCCGGTGCTCTGCGTCGACGGCCCGACGGCATCGGGCAAGGGCACGCTCGCTTCGGAAGTCGCGCAACGGCTGGGCTACCACTACCTAGATTCCGGCGCCCTGTACCGGATCACGGCGTTCGCGGCGATCCGGGAAGGCATGGCCCTGGACACCGCCCACGAGGCCGCGATCGCCCAGCTGGCCGCCAAGCTGCCGGTGCGGTTCACCGGCGGGCGCGTTTACCTGCGGGAGCTGGACGTTACCGACGCGATCCGCACCGAAGAAGCCGGGATGAACGCGTCGAAGGTCTCCGCCCTGCCCTCCGTCCGCACGGCCCTGGTCGGCCTGCAGCACGGCTTCCGCCGGCTGCCCGGCCTGGTGGCGGACGGCCGCGACATGGGCACGGTGATCTTCCCGGACGCCCCCCTGAAGGTCTACCTGACCGCCAGCGCCGCCCAGCGCGCCGAGCGGCGGCATAAGCAATTGATTTCAAAGGGAATTCCGGCTACAATCGATGCTCTTCGCGCAGACCTCGAGGCGCGGGATGCGCGGGATTCCTCCCGCGCCGTCTCGCCCCTGAAGCCCGCGCAGGACGCCCTCCTCCTGGACAACTCCGGGCAATCGGTCGAAGAGTCGGTTGCGCAGGTTCTCCGGTGGTGGGAAGAAAAGCAGTAG
- the rpsA gene encoding 30S ribosomal protein S1 produces MSESFAQLFEESLQRTDMRQGEVITAEVVRIEHSFVVVNAGLKSEAYVPVDEFKNDKGEVEVQVGDFVSVAIDAIENGYGDTILSRDKAKRLASWMALEKALESGEFVTGTTTGKVKGGLTVLVNGIRAFLPGSLIDTRPIKDLTPYEGKTMEFKVIKLDRKRNNVVLSRRAVVEASMGEERAKLMETLKEGSIVRGVVKNITEYGAFVDLGGIDGLLHITDMAWRRVRHPSEVVQAGQEITAKILKFDTEKNRVSLGLKQMGDDPWMGVSRRYPTGTRMFGKVTNIADYGAFVELEPGIEGLVHVSEMDWTNKNVAPSKIVSLGDEVEVMVLEIDEEKRRISLGMKQCKANPWQEFAQNTKRGDRVKGPIKSITDFGIFVGLAAGIDGLVHLSDLSWNEAGEAAVRNFKKGQEVEAIVLGVDVERERISLGIKQLDGDPFATFTSVHDKGALVTGKVKTVDPKGAEIDLGNDIMGYLRASEISRDRVEDARNVLKEGDEVSAVVVNIDRKTRNIQLSIKQKDMMDEQGAMAQLSQQSARENAGTTNLGALLKAKLEK; encoded by the coding sequence ATGTCCGAATCTTTTGCCCAACTGTTCGAAGAATCGCTGCAGCGCACCGACATGCGCCAGGGCGAGGTGATCACCGCCGAGGTCGTTCGCATCGAGCACAGCTTCGTCGTCGTCAACGCCGGCCTCAAGTCCGAAGCGTATGTTCCCGTCGACGAATTCAAGAACGACAAAGGCGAGGTCGAAGTCCAGGTGGGCGACTTCGTCTCCGTGGCCATCGACGCGATCGAGAACGGCTACGGCGACACGATCCTTTCCCGCGACAAGGCCAAGCGCCTCGCGTCGTGGATGGCCCTCGAGAAGGCCCTCGAGTCCGGCGAGTTCGTCACCGGCACCACCACCGGCAAGGTCAAGGGCGGCCTGACGGTGCTGGTCAACGGCATCCGCGCGTTCCTCCCCGGCTCGCTGATCGACACGCGTCCCATCAAGGACCTGACGCCGTACGAAGGCAAGACCATGGAGTTCAAGGTCATCAAGCTGGACCGCAAGCGCAACAACGTCGTGCTGTCGCGCCGTGCCGTGGTCGAGGCTTCGATGGGCGAAGAGCGCGCCAAGCTGATGGAAACCCTGAAGGAGGGCTCCATCGTCCGCGGCGTCGTCAAGAACATCACCGAGTACGGCGCGTTCGTCGACCTCGGCGGCATCGACGGCCTGCTGCACATCACCGACATGGCCTGGCGCCGTGTCCGCCACCCGAGCGAAGTGGTCCAGGCCGGCCAGGAAATCACGGCCAAGATCCTCAAGTTCGACACCGAGAAGAACCGCGTGTCCCTGGGCCTCAAGCAGATGGGCGATGACCCGTGGATGGGCGTTTCGCGCCGCTACCCCACCGGCACCCGCATGTTCGGCAAGGTCACGAACATCGCCGACTACGGCGCGTTCGTGGAACTCGAACCCGGCATCGAGGGCCTGGTGCACGTGTCCGAAATGGACTGGACCAACAAGAACGTCGCCCCCAGCAAGATCGTTTCGCTGGGTGACGAAGTCGAAGTGATGGTCCTGGAGATCGACGAAGAGAAGCGCCGCATCTCGCTGGGCATGAAGCAGTGCAAGGCCAACCCGTGGCAGGAGTTCGCGCAGAACACCAAGCGCGGCGACCGCGTGAAGGGCCCGATCAAGTCGATCACCGACTTCGGCATCTTCGTGGGCCTGGCCGCCGGCATCGACGGCCTGGTGCACCTGTCCGACCTGTCCTGGAACGAAGCCGGCGAAGCCGCCGTGCGCAACTTCAAGAAGGGCCAGGAAGTCGAAGCCATCGTCCTCGGCGTCGACGTCGAGCGCGAGCGCATCAGCCTGGGCATCAAGCAGCTGGACGGCGACCCGTTCGCCACCTTCACCTCGGTGCACGACAAGGGCGCCCTGGTGACGGGCAAGGTCAAGACGGTGGACCCGAAGGGCGCCGAGATCGACCTGGGCAACGACATCATGGGTTACCTGCGCGCCTCCGAGATCTCGCGTGACCGCGTGGAAGACGCGCGCAACGTGCTCAAGGAAGGCGACGAAGTGTCGGCCGTGGTCGTCAACATCGACCGCAAGACGCGCAACATCCAGCTGTCCATCAAGCAGAAGGACATGATGGACGAGCAAGGCGCGATGGCGCAGCTTTCCCAGCAGTCGGCGCGCGAGAACGCGGGCACGACGAACCTGGGCGCGCTGCTCAAGGCCAAGCTCGAAAAATAA